A window of Sutcliffiella cohnii contains these coding sequences:
- a CDS encoding nucleoside hydrolase: protein MKPIIFDVDTGIDDALAMSYALHSPELELLGFTTCFGNVPVDEATRNTLAVLEKVGKHVPVYEGAAQMFIRGEKKVWAKHVHGEDGLGNSLQHHPTTKAESQSAPDFMIEQVKKRPQEITIIAVGPLTNVALAIQKAPEIIPLIKEVIIMGGAVTVPGNVNAFAEANMIADPEAADYVFSSGLNITLVGLDITLQTLLPKSKLAEWRATGKETAQFFADITDFYINYYESYYPGIGGCALHDPLAVGVAIDASLVSAESMNVKVTLEGEEVGRTVGYPEDEPKIRVCTKVDAARFLEHFLSRVVG from the coding sequence ATGAAACCAATTATTTTTGATGTTGATACTGGAATTGATGATGCTTTAGCAATGTCCTACGCACTGCATTCCCCTGAATTGGAGCTGCTCGGTTTTACAACCTGTTTTGGAAACGTACCAGTAGATGAAGCGACCCGTAATACACTTGCTGTTTTAGAAAAAGTCGGGAAACACGTTCCTGTTTACGAAGGTGCTGCTCAAATGTTCATTCGTGGGGAGAAGAAGGTATGGGCAAAACATGTTCATGGAGAGGACGGCTTAGGCAACTCCTTGCAACACCACCCAACTACTAAAGCAGAAAGCCAATCTGCCCCTGATTTTATGATTGAACAGGTGAAAAAGCGTCCGCAAGAAATAACTATCATTGCTGTTGGCCCGCTTACGAACGTTGCACTTGCTATACAGAAAGCGCCAGAAATTATTCCCCTCATAAAAGAAGTAATAATAATGGGTGGAGCAGTAACAGTACCCGGAAATGTAAATGCTTTTGCAGAGGCAAATATGATCGCTGACCCAGAAGCAGCCGACTATGTATTCTCTTCCGGATTAAACATCACCCTAGTAGGACTAGATATAACGTTGCAGACGTTGTTGCCAAAATCCAAGCTTGCTGAATGGCGTGCTACTGGAAAAGAAACGGCTCAATTTTTTGCAGATATTACGGATTTCTACATAAATTACTATGAATCCTATTATCCTGGAATTGGCGGTTGTGCCCTTCATGACCCACTCGCAGTAGGAGTAGCCATTGATGCAAGTTTAGTGTCAGCGGAATCGATGAACGTTAAAGTTACATTAGAAGGTGAAGAAGTAGGAAGAACAGTCGGTTATCCTGAAGATGAGCCGAAAATTCGTGTTTGTACGAAAGTCGATGCGGCACGATTTTTAGAACACTTTCTTAGTAGGGTAGTAGGCTGA
- a CDS encoding MBL fold metallo-hydrolase, producing the protein MLKKLSNRVYYMPHYSETDRPALGLVCGDNFSVIVDAGNSPAHARDFLNLVEKMDIAPVKFVVITHWHWDHIFGIKTMDLLTISHEETKKKIDYLKTLDWDDASLDARVETGEEIEFCSDMIKREMPTREHLELQAPNITFDHKVEMDLGGVTCVVEHVGGVHAHDSSIIYIPDEKIMFLADCVYQDFYSGEWSYNLDELHTLLEKIKKYDTNWYVLGHQDPKTHAEMWNFFEDLTSIGEIVGQETSLEKAVAKFTDVRKINPTEDQIEFIQNFINGNLKK; encoded by the coding sequence ATGTTAAAAAAACTATCCAATAGAGTTTATTATATGCCGCATTATTCCGAAACAGATCGTCCAGCACTAGGGTTAGTTTGTGGAGATAATTTTAGCGTTATTGTTGATGCTGGAAATTCACCTGCCCATGCAAGGGATTTTTTAAATTTAGTAGAAAAAATGGATATAGCACCAGTTAAGTTTGTCGTCATCACGCACTGGCATTGGGACCATATTTTCGGTATTAAAACGATGGACTTATTAACGATTAGTCATGAAGAAACGAAAAAGAAAATAGATTATTTAAAAACGTTAGATTGGGACGATGCTTCACTAGATGCACGGGTGGAGACAGGTGAAGAAATTGAGTTTTGTAGCGATATGATTAAACGCGAAATGCCAACGAGGGAACATTTAGAGTTACAGGCTCCCAACATCACATTTGATCATAAGGTGGAAATGGATTTAGGTGGTGTGACTTGTGTAGTAGAGCATGTTGGAGGGGTTCACGCACATGATTCTTCAATTATATACATTCCTGATGAAAAAATAATGTTTCTCGCAGATTGCGTTTATCAAGATTTTTATAGTGGTGAATGGAGCTATAATTTGGATGAGCTTCACACGCTTTTAGAGAAAATAAAGAAATACGACACGAACTGGTATGTGCTTGGTCACCAAGATCCGAAAACTCATGCAGAAATGTGGAATTTTTTTGAGGACCTAACAAGCATCGGTGAAATCGTCGGCCAAGAAACATCACTGGAAAAAGCGGTCGCAAAATTTACAGACGTACGAAAAATAAACCCAACCGAAGACCAAATAGAATTCATCCAAAACTTCATAAACGGCAACTTAAAAAAATAA
- a CDS encoding permease has product MFAGHFGVATVVKSKYPELPLWSLLVSTQLLDLVFIPFSLGGLESIEPIGEGGYGSMAINAFYTHSLVGALIISLLAGIISGQFWGKNSGVIIGLVSFSHWILDLIVHRPDLPILPGNIGDLPLLGFGLWNSFIGSFLLEFLLIAVGCFFYFRYLLKKKSSKEKRGKIIIVGSTITLLFFLSLVWDAFL; this is encoded by the coding sequence ATGTTCGCTGGGCACTTTGGGGTTGCCACTGTTGTAAAAAGTAAATATCCGGAACTACCACTATGGTCGCTATTAGTCAGTACACAATTGCTTGATCTAGTGTTCATTCCATTTAGTTTAGGTGGGTTAGAGTCAATAGAGCCAATAGGGGAGGGCGGTTATGGAAGTATGGCAATCAACGCCTTCTACACTCACTCTTTAGTTGGCGCACTAATTATTAGTTTACTAGCAGGTATCATTTCAGGACAGTTTTGGGGTAAAAATTCAGGAGTCATTATAGGGTTAGTCTCATTTAGCCATTGGATACTCGATCTAATCGTTCATCGGCCTGATTTGCCTATTCTTCCTGGCAATATAGGTGATTTACCGCTACTTGGATTCGGGCTGTGGAATTCTTTTATTGGAAGCTTTCTGCTAGAGTTTCTGTTAATTGCAGTTGGGTGCTTTTTTTATTTCAGATACTTGCTTAAAAAAAAATCCAGCAAAGAAAAAAGAGGAAAAATCATTATTGTTGGCAGTACGATAACTCTTTTATTCTTTCTGTCATTAGTATGGGATGCCTTTTTATAA
- a CDS encoding RQC-minor-1 family DNA-binding protein: MNNATINHLSSEEIKVVLRAADEIIARGGRTLLAKILKGSREKKVLELELDKCPVYGAFRSETLEEITKKIDWMIDYDFLAIEYSGKLPMIVFTDRGWQIEADQRADEFLIEWEQWLDEGKIDPEMSYLKDRNREMILLFLDKIKESGNKQFIPYLELWEKIDYKKVRAEIRSTIKILESDEIIEQQSMNTRVESINKALEGLAPQDFLLKCWECGDRFTFTVEEQKLYRQKGFVHPKRCKSCRRKKRYEDYF; the protein is encoded by the coding sequence ATGAACAATGCAACTATTAATCACTTATCTAGTGAGGAGATTAAAGTAGTCTTAAGGGCAGCAGATGAAATTATTGCACGGGGTGGTAGGACTCTCCTTGCCAAAATTTTAAAAGGGTCACGAGAAAAAAAGGTACTAGAGTTAGAGTTGGATAAGTGTCCGGTCTACGGTGCATTTCGATCAGAAACATTAGAAGAGATCACGAAGAAAATCGATTGGATGATAGATTATGATTTCTTAGCTATTGAATATAGTGGAAAATTACCGATGATTGTATTTACCGATCGAGGATGGCAAATTGAAGCGGACCAACGAGCGGATGAATTTTTAATAGAATGGGAACAGTGGTTGGATGAAGGAAAGATAGACCCAGAAATGAGCTATTTAAAAGACCGCAACAGAGAAATGATCTTGTTATTTCTTGATAAAATAAAAGAATCAGGGAATAAACAGTTCATTCCTTACTTAGAATTGTGGGAAAAGATTGATTATAAGAAAGTTAGGGCAGAAATTCGGTCAACCATCAAAATTTTAGAATCAGACGAAATAATAGAGCAACAATCAATGAATACAAGGGTGGAATCTATTAATAAAGCCCTCGAGGGATTAGCTCCTCAAGATTTCCTATTGAAATGTTGGGAGTGCGGTGATCGATTTACCTTTACGGTAGAAGAGCAAAAGTTATATAGACAAAAAGGATTTGTTCACCCGAAAAGATGTAAAAGCTGCCGCCGTAAAAAAAGGTATGAAGATTATTTTTGA
- a CDS encoding response regulator transcription factor → MSGEKVMLVEDDSDIREILQMYLQKEGYHIIHAEDGTTALRLLDEKKPDVIILDVVLPGMDGFEVCRLLRQKTNIPILFLSSKEDEIDKILGHKIGGDDYVTKPFSPALVIAKVQGHLRRNRHIAGHTSSKEEKASEVIEYPGLHIDKGSCVVKANGSPVLLSAKEYQLLCLLAEHPNRVYSVDDLFELIWGEESLGDNRTVMVHISNLRKKIEPVSDKPMYIVTVRGMGYKFISHKE, encoded by the coding sequence ATGTCTGGTGAAAAAGTAATGTTGGTAGAGGATGACAGTGATATTAGAGAGATTTTACAAATGTATCTACAAAAGGAAGGCTACCATATCATTCATGCGGAAGATGGTACGACAGCGTTACGGCTGTTAGATGAGAAAAAGCCTGACGTTATTATTTTAGATGTCGTCCTGCCAGGAATGGATGGATTTGAAGTGTGCCGCTTATTACGTCAAAAGACAAATATCCCAATCCTATTTTTAAGCTCGAAGGAAGATGAGATTGATAAAATACTAGGACATAAAATTGGTGGCGATGACTATGTAACAAAACCATTTAGTCCGGCTCTCGTAATAGCGAAAGTTCAAGGTCATCTTCGCCGTAATCGCCATATCGCTGGACATACTAGCTCAAAAGAGGAAAAGGCAAGCGAAGTGATTGAATACCCAGGTCTACACATAGATAAAGGAAGTTGTGTTGTAAAGGCAAATGGATCACCCGTCCTTTTATCAGCAAAAGAATATCAGCTCCTATGTTTATTAGCGGAACATCCAAATCGTGTGTACAGTGTAGATGATCTTTTTGAACTCATTTGGGGTGAAGAAAGCCTCGGTGATAATCGAACAGTTATGGTGCATATTAGTAATTTACGTAAGAAGATTGAACCAGTATCAGATAAACCTATGTACATTGTAACAGTTAGAGGAATGGGCTATAAATTCATTAGTCATAAAGAGTAA
- a CDS encoding DNA-binding anti-repressor SinI, producing the protein MDNNSIHISIDSSQELDSEWVTLILEARALGLTIEEIYNFLKWHGYSL; encoded by the coding sequence ATGGACAATAATAGTATACATATTAGTATTGATTCTAGTCAGGAGCTAGATAGTGAATGGGTAACGTTAATATTAGAAGCGAGAGCTTTAGGCTTAACGATTGAAGAAATATATAATTTTTTAAAATGGCACGGTTACTCTTTATGA
- a CDS encoding ATP-binding sensor histidine kinase produces MPDYKLVNIEIENSTSIMYKGYATRENKLILLKSAKQPTHTLQEVASRIHEYHITKDLRMDGIINPIKLEKHLNEPYIILEYFPGVTLREMLKDKKQLDLSKFLSIAIKLTAALINLHKEQIIHKNINPDNIVIHRTTGQIKLTGFYYATTLKKENQRHNITPNEIEGQLAYISPEQTGRMNRSVDYRADLYSLGVVLYEMITGELPFTYEEPMELLHAHLAKRPSDPIDKNDSVPQIISDIIMRLLSKTPETRYKSAFGLREDLKKSNDQLQLFGNVAPFQLGQHDPAATFEPGIKLYGRNLEKELLLKAFERVSNGNAELVLIKGHSGIGKTALVHEIQTPLVKEKGYFISGKFDLLQRQKPYSPILQAFKSLMRLILSEGDERIQSWKTSIKAQLSNNESIITSIIPELKWITGENLEENTLANKDAHLRFHLIFQKFVNAFATKEHPLVLFLDDLQWADTASLELIEYLLTHIDSRYFLLIGAYRHNEIGMDHPFTETINNLKKERVVITEITLNPLEDRILLQWVEEALMDDGLETRQLAHVMFKLTQGNPFFIMQLFQSLYNDESIMFDEELGKWSIRFDRIQTTLEKENIIDLMIKRVQQLPLETQELLKKASCIGNEFDLKTLSTICEKDLATTGGILWRSLEAGLILPEDSIYKWIYPDGAPHIVDQPPTYRFLHDRVQQAVYSLMTKEEKEQTHLKIGRLLMILSAEDHHLFDMVNHLNICRSYLKDEEQLALVQWNVKAGEQAKESAAFKESLEYFQTAYEMFGARWDTHYSLTKQLMTGLGECCYLNSKFEEAEWTLNQVLENVRTNHEKLSIYNLKVVLYTHVHRVGEAVQSGIAGLRMFGWKIHRKPSKALIAVEILQAKIALRKKNTKDLMKLPTLEDQEKILLLNTMITMNAPAFHVDQNLATILMVRALRFSLKHGMTDITSLVFNNYALILSAGFNDFHKSYEFGKLAIEVAERSGNIGLKGRTYFVFGSFINHWKHPLKRNFNYLKQSQQYCIDAGNIHLAGANSSFISITLFMMGEYLYDVLTGIKNQLKFIDKIRYVISKGFLNEFVQWIEVLQNEQATMNWDFEQILDDDSAKIIHYTIRLQLSYLFNQKEFAKVVIDHLEPLVSNRLTLVIISEYYFYDALWASRFYDDVSLFEQKVLYRKLKKNAKKLKDWAKLCPENYQHKWKLLIAEIARIEGKHNGAITNYDDAIQLAKENNFIQDVAISNELAGYYYISRGLESVASAYLTEAYRTYIKWGAYAKARKLREGYASYIMNVSNERGSQSSLFEFDMKASFQASQAISSEIIQERLVHKLMDITMRNAGAERGVLVLVRDAELLVVAIANIDGQIEELSFQPVEDSNIFSEKIVRYVAKSQEAVVLNDAKIEGIFVEDPYVVKNNVKSILCLPAIFKGKLTSILYLENNRTTHVFTEDRIKFLSFLSTQVAISIENAELYGKLEEKVKDRTKELEYANKHLEQMNIELEKSEGERRHLFSNISHDLRAPIASVSGYIQAILDKLIDSEEERDAILRKCLQRVDGLNMMINDIFELAQLESGQTHFSFDFVPIDRLIKRYSEQFEYDVIRNGLNYTVTIEDIGLEHYPMVQVDVKRFNQVFSNIITNAMKHTKIGEISISLHFNKDLEEAYISIQDSGEGIQVEDIPYIFDRNFSKSSEGNGLGLAISREIILLHNGEIWVESEHGKGSTFFIKLPVFQVDSLVDV; encoded by the coding sequence TTGCCAGATTATAAACTCGTTAACATTGAAATAGAAAATAGTACCTCGATTATGTATAAAGGATATGCTACACGTGAAAATAAACTCATACTACTAAAATCAGCAAAACAGCCCACTCATACTCTTCAAGAAGTCGCATCTCGTATCCATGAATATCACATTACGAAAGATTTAAGGATGGACGGTATAATTAATCCAATAAAATTAGAAAAGCATTTGAACGAACCATATATCATTTTGGAGTATTTTCCCGGAGTAACTTTACGAGAAATGCTTAAAGATAAAAAACAACTAGACCTTTCAAAATTCCTTTCTATTGCGATTAAATTAACAGCTGCACTTATCAACCTACATAAAGAACAAATCATCCACAAAAATATAAATCCAGACAACATCGTTATTCATCGAACAACTGGCCAAATAAAGCTTACAGGTTTTTATTATGCAACAACATTAAAAAAGGAAAATCAACGTCATAATATAACACCAAATGAAATAGAAGGACAGCTAGCATACATTTCTCCAGAGCAAACCGGAAGAATGAATCGCTCAGTTGACTATAGGGCGGATTTATATTCTTTAGGTGTTGTATTGTATGAAATGATCACTGGAGAACTGCCTTTTACCTATGAAGAACCTATGGAGCTTTTACATGCACATCTAGCAAAAAGACCTTCCGATCCTATTGATAAAAACGATAGTGTTCCTCAAATTATTTCTGACATCATTATGAGACTTCTTTCGAAAACACCGGAGACCAGGTATAAAAGCGCATTTGGTTTACGGGAGGATCTAAAAAAGAGTAATGACCAACTTCAGTTATTTGGCAATGTGGCACCTTTTCAGCTTGGGCAACATGATCCAGCTGCAACATTCGAACCAGGAATCAAATTATACGGTAGAAACTTGGAGAAAGAGTTGTTACTTAAGGCGTTTGAACGTGTAAGTAATGGCAATGCTGAATTAGTCCTCATAAAGGGACACTCTGGAATAGGAAAAACAGCTCTTGTACATGAGATACAAACTCCATTAGTAAAAGAAAAAGGGTATTTTATTTCGGGTAAATTTGATTTGCTTCAAAGGCAAAAACCATATTCACCAATCCTGCAAGCTTTTAAATCGTTAATGAGACTAATTTTATCAGAAGGTGACGAACGTATTCAAAGTTGGAAAACAAGTATCAAAGCCCAATTGTCCAATAATGAATCAATCATTACATCGATCATTCCTGAGTTAAAATGGATAACAGGGGAAAATTTAGAGGAAAATACGTTAGCAAATAAGGATGCGCATTTAAGGTTTCACTTGATTTTTCAAAAATTCGTAAATGCATTTGCAACAAAGGAGCATCCGTTAGTTCTATTTCTTGATGATTTACAATGGGCAGATACAGCATCACTAGAGCTAATTGAGTATTTGCTTACACATATAGATAGTCGTTACTTTTTATTAATAGGAGCATATCGCCATAATGAAATTGGGATGGATCATCCATTTACAGAAACAATTAACAATTTAAAGAAAGAACGTGTTGTTATTACGGAAATTACGTTAAATCCGTTAGAGGATAGGATATTACTTCAATGGGTAGAAGAGGCACTGATGGATGATGGTTTAGAAACGAGACAACTAGCTCATGTTATGTTCAAGCTTACTCAAGGAAACCCATTCTTCATAATGCAGTTGTTTCAATCCCTTTACAATGACGAATCGATTATGTTTGACGAAGAATTAGGGAAATGGAGCATCCGCTTTGACAGAATTCAAACAACGCTAGAAAAGGAAAATATTATCGATCTAATGATTAAACGAGTTCAACAGCTACCTTTGGAAACTCAAGAGTTATTAAAGAAGGCTTCATGTATTGGCAATGAATTCGACTTAAAAACATTGTCCACTATTTGCGAAAAAGATCTTGCTACAACAGGGGGAATTTTGTGGAGGTCTCTGGAAGCAGGGTTAATTTTACCGGAGGACTCCATCTACAAATGGATATATCCGGATGGAGCCCCACATATTGTGGATCAGCCACCTACATATAGATTTTTACATGACCGGGTGCAACAAGCAGTATACTCTCTCATGACAAAAGAAGAAAAAGAACAGACGCACCTTAAGATAGGTAGGCTGCTCATGATTTTAAGTGCAGAGGATCATCATTTATTTGACATGGTCAATCATTTGAATATTTGTAGAAGCTATTTAAAGGATGAAGAACAACTTGCACTCGTTCAATGGAATGTAAAAGCCGGTGAACAGGCGAAAGAATCAGCTGCCTTTAAAGAATCTCTAGAGTATTTTCAAACTGCTTACGAAATGTTTGGTGCAAGATGGGATACGCATTATAGTTTAACGAAACAGCTAATGACAGGACTTGGGGAATGTTGTTATTTAAATAGTAAGTTTGAGGAAGCAGAATGGACGTTGAATCAAGTATTAGAAAATGTACGAACTAATCACGAAAAATTATCCATCTATAATTTAAAGGTAGTACTCTACACTCATGTCCATCGGGTGGGAGAGGCTGTACAATCTGGAATTGCTGGATTAAGAATGTTTGGATGGAAGATTCACAGAAAACCAAGTAAAGCGTTAATTGCGGTAGAGATATTACAGGCAAAAATAGCCTTACGTAAGAAAAACACAAAAGATCTAATGAAGCTTCCTACGTTAGAAGATCAAGAAAAAATTTTATTATTAAATACGATGATTACGATGAATGCACCAGCCTTTCATGTCGATCAAAATCTTGCAACGATACTAATGGTAAGAGCATTACGTTTTTCTTTAAAACATGGCATGACGGATATAACATCACTAGTATTTAATAATTATGCGCTTATTTTAAGTGCAGGGTTTAATGATTTTCATAAAAGCTATGAGTTTGGCAAGCTAGCAATTGAAGTAGCGGAAAGAAGTGGAAATATCGGATTAAAAGGTAGAACCTATTTTGTCTTTGGCAGTTTTATCAATCATTGGAAGCATCCACTAAAACGTAATTTTAACTATTTAAAGCAGTCTCAGCAATATTGTATAGATGCAGGAAACATCCACCTAGCGGGGGCGAACAGTTCATTTATTTCTATAACCCTTTTCATGATGGGGGAGTATTTATATGACGTGCTTACCGGTATTAAAAATCAACTCAAATTTATTGATAAAATTCGTTACGTTATTTCGAAAGGTTTTTTAAATGAGTTTGTTCAATGGATTGAGGTACTCCAGAATGAACAAGCAACAATGAATTGGGACTTTGAACAAATATTAGACGATGATTCTGCGAAAATTATTCACTACACGATAAGATTACAGCTGTCTTATTTGTTTAATCAGAAAGAATTCGCGAAAGTAGTGATCGACCATTTAGAACCATTAGTAAGTAATCGTTTAACACTCGTTATTATCTCTGAATACTATTTTTATGATGCACTTTGGGCTTCTAGGTTTTATGATGATGTTTCTCTTTTTGAACAAAAAGTACTGTATCGAAAATTAAAAAAGAATGCAAAAAAGCTGAAAGATTGGGCAAAGCTTTGTCCAGAAAATTACCAGCATAAATGGAAGCTCTTAATTGCTGAAATAGCAAGGATAGAAGGAAAGCATAATGGTGCAATTACAAACTATGATGACGCTATCCAGCTTGCAAAAGAAAACAATTTTATTCAAGATGTGGCAATAAGTAATGAGCTTGCAGGCTACTATTATATTTCAAGAGGTTTAGAAAGTGTAGCAAGTGCTTATTTGACAGAAGCATATCGTACTTATATTAAGTGGGGTGCCTATGCAAAAGCAAGGAAATTACGGGAGGGATATGCAAGTTATATTATGAACGTTTCCAATGAAAGAGGGTCTCAGTCATCTCTCTTCGAATTTGATATGAAAGCCAGCTTCCAAGCTTCTCAAGCGATATCAAGTGAAATTATTCAAGAACGATTAGTCCATAAATTAATGGATATAACGATGAGAAATGCTGGAGCAGAGAGGGGAGTGCTTGTACTTGTCAGAGATGCTGAATTACTAGTCGTTGCTATAGCTAACATTGATGGGCAAATAGAGGAATTATCGTTTCAACCGGTGGAAGATTCTAACATCTTTTCTGAAAAAATTGTTCGTTACGTTGCGAAAAGCCAGGAAGCGGTTGTGTTAAACGATGCTAAGATAGAAGGGATTTTTGTTGAAGACCCATATGTAGTTAAAAATAATGTGAAGTCGATTTTATGTTTACCAGCTATATTTAAAGGAAAATTAACTAGTATACTATATTTAGAAAATAATCGAACAACCCATGTATTTACGGAAGATAGAATTAAATTTTTATCGTTTCTTTCAACTCAAGTAGCTATTTCGATTGAAAATGCCGAGCTATATGGAAAGTTAGAAGAGAAGGTAAAAGATCGCACAAAGGAGCTTGAATACGCTAATAAGCACTTGGAACAAATGAATATTGAGCTTGAAAAGTCTGAAGGAGAAAGGCGCCACTTATTTTCTAATATATCTCATGATTTGCGGGCACCTATTGCTTCTGTAAGCGGGTATATACAAGCAATATTAGATAAGTTAATAGATTCTGAAGAGGAACGAGATGCTATTTTAAGAAAGTGTTTACAGCGAGTAGATGGCTTGAATATGATGATTAATGACATATTTGAACTTGCTCAGCTTGAATCTGGACAAACCCATTTTTCGTTTGATTTCGTGCCGATTGACCGTTTGATTAAGCGATATAGTGAGCAATTTGAATATGATGTGATTAGAAATGGATTAAATTATACAGTCACGATTGAAGATATTGGCCTGGAGCATTACCCAATGGTTCAAGTAGATGTGAAAAGATTTAACCAAGTATTTTCCAATATTATTACAAACGCGATGAAGCACACGAAAATAGGAGAGATTTCTATTAGTCTTCATTTTAATAAAGACTTGGAAGAGGCATACATATCCATCCAAGATAGCGGAGAAGGAATACAAGTAGAAGATATCCCTTATATATTTGATCGGAATTTTTCCAAATCAAGTGAGGGTAATGGGCTAGGATTAGCTATAAGTAGAGAAATAATACTATTACACAACGGTGAAATTTGGGTGGAAAGTGAACATGGTAAAGGATCAACCTTCTTTATTAAGTTGCCTGTTTTTCAAGTGGATAGTCTAGTTGATGTTTAA
- a CDS encoding alkaline phosphatase, whose product MRRILSKKLAIISMATAVTISTLGFTGYNSFPEAKGKKNEPTNVIMMVMDGTSAGATTLARWYKGEDLAMDEIVVGGVRTHSAEAAITDSAPAATALATGYKSNDKVIGLLPEVVNTPGVDAVDPEDAYKPVANVLEGAKLLGKSTGIISTSEIQHATPAGFSSHATHRSNYQDIAEQQVYQEIDVVLGGGKEALQPGTTRNARVDGVDLIEVLENKGYDFVESRDELLNTNSNKIWGSFAPSALAYDFDRQATNNNEPSLAEMTKKAIDTLSQNEKGFFLFVEGSKVDWAAHANDTIGILSDVLAFDDAVKEALDFAKKDGNTMVIAVSDHGNSGITMGNVNTNSNYPEIPVSAYIDPLKKATMTIEGALRQLKSDRSNMKEVAVLYGLDNLTATEIENLKSSKTLQADMTKMLANRANIGFSTGGHTGEDVFLYAYGPSKPFGLVDNTDIAKTMAKFLGINLDKTTDKLFVNARESFENKGYTTRIDVTDANNPVFIAEKQKIKIELPVNKNIAYVTQNNKSYVKTLDGVTVYNSKDFSYQKLR is encoded by the coding sequence ATGAGACGCATTTTGAGTAAAAAATTAGCTATTATTTCAATGGCTACAGCTGTAACTATTTCTACTTTAGGCTTTACTGGGTACAATAGTTTTCCGGAAGCTAAGGGTAAGAAGAATGAACCAACGAATGTCATTATGATGGTGATGGATGGAACTAGTGCAGGGGCTACTACTCTAGCAAGATGGTATAAAGGTGAGGACCTTGCCATGGATGAAATTGTTGTTGGAGGAGTGCGTACTCATTCTGCTGAAGCAGCGATTACGGATTCAGCACCAGCTGCAACGGCTTTGGCAACAGGATATAAAAGTAATGATAAGGTCATTGGGCTACTTCCTGAAGTAGTAAATACACCTGGAGTAGACGCTGTTGACCCTGAAGATGCCTATAAGCCAGTTGCGAATGTATTAGAAGGGGCAAAATTATTAGGAAAGTCAACAGGTATCATTTCTACTTCTGAAATTCAACATGCAACTCCAGCAGGATTCTCTTCTCACGCAACACATCGAAGTAACTACCAAGATATAGCGGAGCAACAGGTGTATCAAGAAATTGATGTTGTTCTAGGTGGGGGAAAAGAAGCTCTACAACCAGGCACAACTAGAAATGCTCGAGTGGATGGTGTAGATTTAATTGAAGTACTTGAAAACAAAGGATATGACTTCGTTGAATCACGTGATGAACTTTTAAATACAAACTCAAATAAAATTTGGGGATCATTTGCTCCTTCAGCTTTAGCTTACGATTTTGATCGTCAGGCTACAAACAATAATGAACCATCTCTTGCGGAAATGACGAAAAAAGCGATTGACACTCTATCTCAAAATGAAAAGGGCTTCTTCCTATTTGTAGAGGGAAGTAAGGTAGACTGGGCAGCTCATGCCAATGATACAATCGGTATTTTAAGTGATGTTCTAGCTTTTGATGACGCGGTAAAAGAAGCACTAGACTTTGCTAAAAAAGATGGAAATACAATGGTTATCGCAGTTAGTGACCACGGAAACAGTGGGATTACGATGGGGAACGTAAATACAAACTCTAATTATCCTGAAATTCCAGTTTCTGCATATATTGATCCGTTAAAGAAAGCAACGATGACAATTGAAGGTGCGTTAAGGCAATTAAAATCAGATCGCTCCAATATGAAAGAAGTAGCCGTATTGTATGGCTTGGACAACTTAACAGCAACAGAAATTGAAAATCTAAAATCGTCTAAAACTTTACAAGCTGATATGACGAAAATGCTGGCAAATCGCGCGAACATTGGATTTTCAACTGGTGGACATACTGGGGAGGATGTTTTCCTTTACGCATATGGACCGTCCAAACCGTTTGGCTTAGTAGATAACACCGACATTGCGAAAACAATGGCAAAATTTTTAGGAATTAATTTAGATAAAACAACGGACAAGCTCTTTGTTAATGCAAGAGAGTCCTTTGAGAACAAAGGATATACAACTCGTATCGATGTAACAGATGCGAACAACCCTGTATTTATTGCAGAAAAACAAAAAATCAAAATTGAACTACCTGTTAATAAAAACATTGCCTACGTTACACAAAATAACAAATCATACGTTAAAACGCTTGATGGCGTAACAGTATACAACTCAAAAGATTTCTCGTATCAAAAACTGCGTTAA